The following DNA comes from Miscanthus floridulus cultivar M001 chromosome 5, ASM1932011v1, whole genome shotgun sequence.
CATCGATGATGGAAACCATCCGAAATGCGCCATACATGCTATGGAGCCATCGAGGACGTTACCATTAGCATGTGCAGTGGACCAGTGGTGCATGTCCAACGTGATGCAGCATGCATGCCGCAGACCCCAGGACAACGTTTGATCAGATGTCCTGCAGGGCGACTTCGGGGAGCTGCACCGGGTAGCGGTGGATGCAGTCGGCCCACGGCCCGTCGGAGTCGATGGCGGCCTTGAGGCACTCCCACATGACGCTGCTGCAATTGAAGCCGGAGCCGAAGGAGATCATCCACACGCGGTCTCCCTTCCTCATGCAGCCCTTGGCCTCGATGTAGGCCAGCTCGTACAGCACCGAACTGCTCGACGTGTTCCCGAACCGGTGTAGCGTCATCCGCGAGGCCTCCACGTCCTCGTCGGAGAGGCCGAGGCCGCGCTGCACCTCGTCGATGACCCCACGCCCGCCGGCGTGGATGCAGAAGTGCTCGAACGCCGTGTGGAAGTCCGGGCGGTACAGCCTCACCTTGGCGCCCCAGCAGCTGAGGAGCTTCCGCTTGAGAAGCGACAGCGCCACCAGGAGCTGCTCCGAGACCGGCAGGACGAGGGGGCCGAAGGCCATGATGTTCCTCTTGAGCGCCTGACCGGCGGTGGTGGTGAGGTCCTTGGAGAGACGGACGCCGAGGATGCCCTTGCCGTCTTCCTCCTGGAATATGCAGTGGTAGTCGGCGTCCCGTGCGGCGGTCATCCTGCGGACGATGCGGCCGAGCCTGAACCGCGCGCGCTCGGGCAAGTTGGAGAGGATCGTGGCGGCCGCGCCCATGCGGAAGAGGCAGTTGGGTAGCAGCATCGCGCGCTCGCTGCCGATGTAGTACTGCGACGAGAGGATCTCCGTGGACACGGTCAGGACGTGCGTGCCCGGCGGCGCCACCTGGAGGAGGTGCCTGGCCAGGCCGATGTTGACGAGCCCCGCGCCGCAGCCCATCCCGGACAGGTTCAGGCTCTGCACGTCCGGACGCAGCTTGTACCTGTTGACGACCATGTCGACGAACACCGGCGTGGGCGTGAAGATGCTGCAGTTGACAATG
Coding sequences within:
- the LOC136449997 gene encoding 3-ketoacyl-CoA synthase 6-like — its product is MHRRMTMAKLLNLKTWYQLFVDNFLAMVAVAFVAAALRRAWPVSIDDLAGSLRAVPPVRILTAVILIAGVAQLRRLHRPRDVYLVEYGCFRPKPCFRAPFATCLEHAHYLPYQVDPESVSFSIRLLERSGIGEETCLPNSYHYMPPDRSLEAAREETQDVIFSAVDEVFARTSVRPEEIDVLIVNCSIFTPTPVFVDMVVNRYKLRPDVQSLNLSGMGCGAGLVNIGLARHLLQVAPPGTHVLTVSTEILSSQYYIGSERAMLLPNCLFRMGAAATILSNLPERARFRLGRIVRRMTAARDADYHCIFQEEDGKGILGVRLSKDLTTTAGQALKRNIMAFGPLVLPVSEQLLVALSLLKRKLLSCWGAKVRLYRPDFHTAFEHFCIHAGGRGVIDEVQRGLGLSDEDVEASRMTLHRFGNTSSSSVLYELAYIEAKGCMRKGDRVWMISFGSGFNCSSVMWECLKAAIDSDGPWADCIHRYPVQLPEVALQDI